A genomic region of Lachnoclostridium edouardi contains the following coding sequences:
- a CDS encoding sigma 54-interacting transcriptional regulator encodes MGRIVLLAPGEHIKKQGEKLRETLENKDNLEIRISHMEAAVWQARGMDKKQVDVLIARGDTARLLKESGLPFPVVDIGITDDSIVQCIMKAEEISGAEEPSIGIVGMETFIERVKSFFKILRSKVTLYEAQSGSNIQEMVNKAKRDGVKVLIGGDLVCRYAKAAGLKCVMTGTTYELVEKAYNSALDLQHSIEIERKKAEEMNTIFNTVTDAIISLNEEGRITTMNKRAENILDKAGITYQGQPVERLFGEEKSKLIWEAMEKGRSNNGITVDIQEKNYAMNIVPIRVDGKNKGVIVTLSSVYELQKMETKIRKGMYLKGNTADYTFADIKGRSEAFNHTINLAKTFAPLQSSVLIIGQTGTGKEMFAQSIHNSSDRRDGPFVAVNCGSIPDNLIESELFGYVDGAFTGAKKGGKMGLFELAHNGTIFLDEISEMNLQGQVRLLRVIQEQQIRRIGSDMVIPVNVRIIAACNTNLKQMVEEHRFRKDLYYRLSVLVLQLPELKKDRGM; translated from the coding sequence ATGGGGAGAATTGTACTTCTGGCTCCGGGGGAGCACATAAAAAAGCAGGGAGAAAAGCTGCGGGAAACTCTGGAAAATAAAGATAATCTGGAAATACGCATAAGCCACATGGAGGCGGCGGTCTGGCAGGCCAGGGGAATGGATAAAAAACAGGTGGACGTTCTGATTGCAAGAGGCGACACTGCCAGATTGCTGAAGGAATCTGGGCTGCCTTTTCCTGTAGTAGATATTGGCATTACAGACGACAGTATTGTCCAATGTATTATGAAGGCAGAGGAAATAAGTGGAGCAGAGGAACCTTCCATTGGAATTGTAGGCATGGAAACTTTTATAGAAAGAGTAAAGTCCTTTTTTAAAATTCTCCGCTCTAAAGTAACTTTGTATGAGGCGCAGTCAGGAAGTAATATTCAGGAAATGGTCAATAAGGCCAAAAGGGACGGCGTTAAGGTACTGATCGGCGGCGATCTGGTATGCAGATATGCGAAGGCAGCCGGGCTGAAGTGTGTAATGACCGGGACAACATATGAGTTGGTGGAAAAGGCGTACAACAGCGCCTTAGATCTGCAGCATTCTATTGAAATTGAGCGGAAAAAAGCAGAAGAAATGAACACGATTTTTAATACAGTTACAGACGCTATTATCAGCTTAAACGAAGAAGGCAGAATTACCACCATGAACAAAAGGGCAGAAAATATTCTGGACAAGGCAGGCATTACCTATCAGGGACAGCCTGTGGAAAGGCTATTTGGGGAGGAAAAGTCTAAGCTAATTTGGGAAGCTATGGAAAAAGGCAGGTCTAATAATGGAATTACAGTAGATATTCAGGAAAAAAACTATGCTATGAACATAGTTCCTATTAGAGTGGACGGTAAAAACAAAGGCGTAATTGTAACCTTGTCCAGTGTGTACGAGCTGCAGAAAATGGAAACTAAAATCAGAAAAGGAATGTATTTAAAGGGGAATACGGCAGATTATACCTTTGCAGATATTAAAGGGAGATCAGAAGCTTTCAATCACACAATAAATTTAGCGAAAACTTTTGCGCCCCTGCAGTCCAGCGTTCTGATTATAGGACAGACAGGGACCGGAAAGGAAATGTTTGCACAAAGTATTCACAATTCAAGCGACAGAAGAGATGGCCCATTTGTAGCGGTAAACTGCGGCTCTATTCCTGATAATCTTATAGAAAGCGAGCTATTTGGATATGTAGACGGCGCCTTTACAGGAGCTAAAAAAGGCGGAAAAATGGGACTGTTTGAGTTGGCTCACAATGGAACTATTTTTCTGGATGAAATTTCTGAAATGAATCTTCAGGGCCAGGTTCGTCTCCTGCGGGTGATTCAGGAGCAGCAAATCCGCCGGATAGGCTCTGATATGGTGATCCCTGTAAATGTAAGAATTATTGCGGCCTGCAATACAAATTTAAAACAGATGGTGGAGGAACACAGATTCAGAAAGGATTTGTATTATAGGCTAAGTGTCCTGGTGCTTCAGCTGCCGGAGCTGAAAAAAGACAGGGGGATGTAG
- a CDS encoding TIR domain-containing protein, producing MTTIMEVKPRIFIGSSSESVKIAKEVKKNLEPEYECTIWQDNFFQLNDSTYHNLVRRAAEFDFGIFIGGKDDRVLRIKNGTEKIGARDNVYLEFGLYAGVLGMERTYFFIHNDCGIASDLYGITVLRFRGQKGVEVCCRQLKEKLQEEREISRISLLPSTSLAIGYFENFLKRLCRQLESKAAKATVEIVIPDTVKENWVSWSQIYYKRRNAKKFLVSEPGREIPVYIDKDLYEKQGDIYIIDIPLTLCSAFEAVNMIMKKDYIGETASIIASKEREVRNFIKTLECLKENEPYIKKVCQIRFATLS from the coding sequence ATGACGACAATTATGGAGGTAAAGCCCAGAATTTTTATTGGCTCTTCATCTGAAAGCGTAAAAATTGCAAAAGAGGTTAAGAAGAATTTAGAGCCAGAATATGAATGTACAATATGGCAGGATAATTTTTTTCAGCTGAATGACAGTACATATCATAATTTAGTAAGGAGAGCCGCGGAATTTGATTTCGGAATTTTTATAGGCGGCAAGGACGACCGTGTTCTGAGAATAAAAAACGGAACTGAGAAAATAGGGGCAAGGGATAATGTTTATCTGGAATTTGGACTTTACGCAGGAGTTCTGGGGATGGAAAGAACATATTTTTTCATTCATAATGACTGTGGTATTGCCAGCGACCTTTACGGAATTACAGTATTAAGATTTCGGGGACAAAAAGGTGTGGAGGTCTGCTGCAGACAACTAAAGGAAAAGCTTCAGGAGGAAAGGGAGATAAGCAGAATTTCACTTCTCCCTTCTACCAGTCTGGCTATAGGATATTTTGAAAACTTTCTGAAAAGACTTTGCCGGCAGCTGGAATCAAAAGCTGCCAAAGCAACTGTGGAGATAGTGATTCCTGATACAGTAAAAGAAAACTGGGTGTCTTGGTCTCAGATATACTATAAAAGACGAAATGCCAAAAAGTTCCTGGTGTCAGAGCCGGGGCGGGAGATTCCAGTATATATAGATAAAGATTTATATGAAAAACAGGGAGATATTTATATTATAGATATTCCTCTAACTTTGTGCAGCGCCTTTGAGGCTGTAAATATGATTATGAAAAAGGATTACATTGGAGAAACTGCTTCTATTATAGCCAGCAAAGAGCGGGAGGTCCGCAATTTTATTAAAACCCTGGAATGTTTAAAGGAGAATGAACCCTATATTAAAAAGGTATGTCAAATTCGTTTTGCAACATTGTCATAG
- a CDS encoding NAD-dependent epimerase/dehydratase family protein: MIHGAALTPGRKMEETEGEKIIKINCLGTLHILNAFIEEKVPGKFLMLGSISAYGKTALKNEPLVEGVSMADPGAFYEISKFAAERIFLRSKELFQIPGCVVRIGDVFGPWEHYSGARAHMSLPYQAAALAVKGESAVLPRVYKGEWIYGPDLARAIYLLLLSETFSHNIYPLSSGERWTITEWCSLLQKKYPNFTFNIAKEGEHVNLKINQPADNAPMVSQNLFKDTGFKAEFGLEAAFWDYMNWMEKHPGYVV; the protein is encoded by the coding sequence ATTATTCACGGAGCCGCCTTAACGCCAGGCAGAAAAATGGAGGAAACTGAGGGAGAAAAAATTATTAAAATAAACTGTCTTGGAACACTTCATATATTAAACGCTTTTATAGAAGAAAAAGTGCCGGGGAAATTCCTTATGTTAGGCTCTATTTCTGCATATGGAAAAACAGCGCTGAAAAATGAGCCTCTTGTAGAGGGAGTGAGTATGGCAGATCCTGGCGCCTTCTATGAAATATCAAAATTTGCAGCAGAGAGGATTTTTCTGCGCAGTAAGGAGCTGTTTCAAATACCAGGCTGCGTGGTGAGAATTGGAGACGTTTTTGGGCCGTGGGAGCATTACAGCGGCGCCAGGGCGCATATGAGCCTGCCATACCAGGCTGCGGCTTTAGCTGTAAAAGGCGAATCGGCAGTATTGCCTAGAGTATACAAAGGGGAGTGGATTTATGGACCGGATTTGGCAAGGGCGATATATTTGCTGCTATTGTCAGAAACATTTTCCCATAATATTTACCCTCTGTCCTCAGGGGAGCGGTGGACAATTACAGAATGGTGCAGCCTTTTGCAGAAAAAATATCCTAACTTTACTTTTAATATAGCAAAGGAAGGAGAACATGTTAATCTGAAAATTAACCAGCCTGCAGACAATGCTCCTATGGTATCCCAAAATCTGTTTAAGGACACTGGTTTTAAGGCCGAGTTTGGCCTGGAGGCAGCATTTTGGGACTATATGAACTGGATGGAAAAGCATCCGGGCTATGTGGTTTGA
- a CDS encoding tyrosine-type recombinase/integrase: protein MELSIMYCDWLNQWLERKTHFIKASTHGTYSNLIINHIIPILGNIPISSINEDHIQQAVIYWATQGKMNCNHGLSDSTVRDILSIVRLSIKDARKYFQLPAQSYDIYSPKSYRSPLPKILSQTEHKRLTTALLNDINSRNCGILLTLYTGIRIGELCALTWQDINLECQVISITKTLQRIFTKNSDGSGSSKITITPPKTASSIRDIPLPSFLLPIFKEISPSNANSYLLSGTLKYIEPRIYRLYYTSFLEKVNINHISFHGLRHTFATRLIENGADIKTVSEILGHASITTTLNLYTHPPLEQKRKCIELLSI from the coding sequence ATGGAATTATCTATTATGTATTGTGACTGGCTTAATCAATGGCTTGAAAGAAAGACACATTTCATTAAGGCCTCCACACACGGAACTTATTCAAACCTAATTATTAACCATATTATCCCAATTTTGGGAAATATACCCATAAGTTCTATTAATGAAGATCATATTCAGCAAGCAGTTATTTATTGGGCCACACAAGGAAAAATGAATTGTAATCATGGCCTATCTGACAGTACAGTGCGCGATATTCTATCTATTGTAAGATTGAGTATAAAGGATGCCAGAAAATATTTTCAGCTTCCTGCACAATCCTACGATATTTATTCTCCTAAATCTTATAGATCCCCACTTCCCAAAATTTTATCTCAAACTGAACACAAACGGCTTACCACTGCATTACTAAATGATATAAACAGCCGTAATTGTGGGATATTGTTAACTCTATATACAGGTATTCGTATTGGGGAATTATGTGCTTTAACTTGGCAGGATATTAATTTAGAATGTCAAGTAATTTCCATTACAAAAACTTTGCAAAGAATCTTTACAAAAAATAGTGATGGTTCTGGTTCCTCTAAAATTACTATTACTCCCCCAAAAACTGCTTCGTCGATACGCGATATTCCCCTTCCCTCGTTTTTATTGCCTATATTTAAAGAAATAAGTCCAAGTAATGCCAATTCCTATTTACTTTCAGGCACGCTAAAATATATAGAACCTAGAATTTATCGGCTATATTACACATCATTTTTGGAGAAAGTTAATATTAATCATATTAGTTTTCATGGACTACGCCATACCTTTGCTACACGCCTTATAGAGAATGGTGCTGATATTAAAACAGTCAGCGAAATTCTCGGACACGCTTCTATTACAACTACTTTAAATTTATATACTCATCCACCTTTAGAACAAAAAAGGAAATGTATAGAATTACTTTCTATTTAA
- a CDS encoding HAD family hydrolase, whose translation MYLKNLAYKYFVCKNANVQYEYEKYVNEHLDEHNKKRFEHWKILLRLKYHYQIRKKKEHLFYDFSLNQNINLSLLTGPESEAASRPPVYHWVKGLFEYDIISFDVFDTLLLRKVNLPRDVFSILGEQLDILDFNNIRFQAEQEARKLHMALYGNTEVTIFDIYDLIEKKTGLKKDEGVKAEFELEKDLCYANPYMKCAFDILKARGKRVFILSDMYFPKEYIKKLLNINGYDGFEEIFVSCDLKGGKKSGFMFKFLKERLSLNSKIVHIGDNPTADIQPASTLGIDTRYYANIQTLGNAYREKGMSPLIRSAYAGLVNAKMHIGLEHYTTQYEFGYNYGGIFVLGYVHWIHKRAKEKKIDKLLFMARDGYIYKKIYDKFYSDIPSELVFWSREASLKYACDYNRTDFLNRVINQKIDKNITIKSLLTSLDLDSLVVKLKQYNLKEDELIHEGNKKELSEFLIKNWTLILEYQSKGEEAAHTYYSKIIGNSKNIALIDIGWRGDNQLGLKKLIEKKWKMDCTVYCLMAGSILSEKNQTFMLEGVLESYMFSVFNNTSLYASFIKNSAINMAIFEMFSQAPFPSFSGFDKNGNLKFGYAEVENYEIIKEILKGIEDFCDDYKYFFGKYPFLFNIPGYDAYIPFRGITKAYNIAENAIGDVHFQQSVGLDYSKQKVENFSKIMRQSIHKNL comes from the coding sequence ATGTATTTAAAAAATTTAGCATACAAATACTTTGTATGTAAAAATGCCAATGTGCAATATGAATATGAAAAGTATGTAAATGAACATTTAGATGAACATAACAAAAAACGATTTGAACACTGGAAAATTTTGTTAAGACTAAAATATCATTATCAGATTAGAAAAAAAAAGGAACATCTGTTTTATGATTTCAGTTTAAATCAAAATATAAATTTATCTCTATTAACAGGACCAGAATCAGAAGCTGCCTCCCGCCCTCCTGTATACCATTGGGTAAAGGGATTATTTGAATATGATATTATTTCCTTTGATGTTTTTGATACTCTTTTATTAAGAAAGGTTAATTTGCCTAGGGATGTCTTTTCTATCCTTGGAGAACAATTAGATATTTTAGATTTTAATAATATAAGATTTCAAGCTGAACAAGAAGCACGTAAATTGCATATGGCCCTTTATGGTAATACCGAGGTTACAATATTTGATATTTACGATTTGATTGAAAAGAAAACTGGATTAAAAAAGGATGAAGGAGTTAAAGCCGAATTTGAATTGGAAAAAGATCTTTGCTATGCAAATCCATATATGAAATGTGCCTTTGATATTTTAAAAGCCCGAGGAAAAAGAGTATTTATTTTATCGGATATGTATTTTCCAAAAGAGTATATTAAAAAGCTATTAAATATAAATGGTTATGATGGATTCGAAGAGATTTTTGTTTCTTGTGACCTAAAAGGTGGAAAAAAGAGTGGTTTTATGTTCAAGTTTTTAAAAGAACGGCTAAGTTTAAATAGTAAAATTGTACATATTGGCGATAATCCAACAGCAGATATTCAACCTGCTTCCACACTTGGTATTGATACACGATATTATGCGAATATTCAGACTTTGGGAAATGCTTATCGCGAAAAGGGAATGTCTCCCTTGATAAGATCTGCTTATGCCGGTTTAGTTAACGCTAAAATGCATATTGGCCTGGAACATTATACTACCCAATATGAATTTGGATATAATTATGGAGGCATTTTTGTATTAGGATATGTTCACTGGATACATAAAAGGGCTAAAGAAAAAAAAATTGATAAACTGCTATTTATGGCACGTGATGGTTATATCTATAAAAAAATATATGATAAATTTTATAGTGATATTCCAAGCGAATTAGTCTTTTGGTCACGAGAAGCCAGTTTAAAATACGCATGTGATTATAATAGAACAGACTTTTTGAATAGAGTTATAAATCAAAAGATAGATAAGAATATAACAATAAAATCTTTGTTAACTAGTTTAGACCTGGATTCCTTAGTTGTTAAATTGAAACAATATAATCTGAAAGAAGACGAATTAATTCATGAAGGTAACAAAAAAGAATTATCAGAATTTTTAATTAAAAACTGGACGTTAATTTTAGAATATCAATCAAAAGGAGAAGAAGCCGCACATACTTATTATTCAAAAATAATTGGTAATTCTAAAAACATTGCTTTGATAGATATTGGTTGGAGAGGTGACAATCAACTTGGATTAAAAAAGTTGATTGAAAAAAAGTGGAAAATGGACTGCACTGTATATTGTTTGATGGCCGGTTCAATTTTATCTGAAAAAAATCAAACTTTCATGTTAGAAGGGGTATTAGAATCTTATATGTTTTCCGTATTTAATAATACTTCTTTATACGCATCGTTTATAAAAAATTCGGCTATAAATATGGCTATTTTTGAAATGTTTTCACAAGCTCCTTTCCCATCTTTTTCAGGATTTGATAAAAACGGTAATTTAAAATTTGGATACGCTGAAGTAGAGAATTATGAAATTATTAAAGAAATATTAAAGGGCATTGAGGATTTTTGTGATGATTACAAATATTTCTTTGGGAAGTATCCATTTTTATTTAATATTCCGGGCTACGATGCCTATATTCCTTTTCGAGGAATTACTAAGGCATATAACATCGCTGAGAACGCTATTGGAGATGTGCATTTTCAACAGAGTGTAGGGCTAGACTATTCAAAACAGAAAGTAGAAAACTTTTCAAAAATCATGCGCCAAAGTATTCATAAAAATTTATAG
- a CDS encoding polysialyltransferase family glycosyltransferase has translation MILYYAGTYYQLLCSILHRRKYYPNKPSILIVDVFIKNNTQYFKRILTNKLFDEVYALNYIAIRNNDEHLFLSQAEEEYKSNIPYDLKEFNEVYVAGAHLWFGIYLSLKNISFSMFEECSGILSNIDKLSENVKNSSIFQDNYAKKFGLYDGNSMLIKKVYCSLINQTISLDSNRYFDFNVLDELKSLSKNMLNQIISIFLNTNEFAVSMNSCLLLTQHFANLNIISWSQQKEIYSIIIDYFTDNNTQLIIKTHPADIMDYENIFENALIIRDSVPSELLPFLFKVLPNSIITVSSTAINLIGEFFNKKISFDFLYESNYKFTHSYYIALKITEDYINREFNFYAFGVHCITFENLLKYSDLSPRKVQYLSSGSDLLNIPDNSVIYIDDYELFDYSIDQINSKAILIFLHSKQDKRWMNSLLINSKNSLYPIKIQMEKASRITTLNTIYIYNQEGALKKMNNVEKLLPYQNARLFSEQYEGDALYIQILMGILEATEKRLLFYINREQELLKQLEERG, from the coding sequence ATGATTTTATATTATGCAGGAACATATTATCAATTGCTGTGCAGTATTTTACATAGAAGAAAGTATTATCCAAATAAACCTTCAATATTAATAGTGGATGTTTTTATCAAAAATAATACGCAATATTTTAAAAGAATATTAACTAATAAACTATTTGATGAGGTATATGCCTTAAATTATATTGCAATTAGAAATAATGATGAACATCTTTTTTTATCCCAGGCGGAAGAAGAATATAAAAGTAATATACCTTATGATTTAAAAGAATTCAATGAAGTTTATGTAGCAGGCGCTCACTTATGGTTTGGAATTTATTTGAGTTTAAAGAATATTAGTTTCTCTATGTTTGAAGAATGTAGTGGTATTTTAAGTAATATAGACAAACTGAGTGAAAATGTCAAAAATAGTTCAATATTTCAAGATAATTATGCTAAAAAATTCGGCCTTTATGACGGTAATAGTATGTTAATTAAAAAAGTATATTGTTCACTCATAAATCAGACTATTTCCTTAGATTCAAATAGATATTTTGATTTTAATGTATTAGATGAGCTAAAAAGTCTATCTAAAAATATGTTAAATCAAATTATCAGTATTTTTTTGAATACAAATGAATTTGCTGTTTCTATGAATAGCTGTTTATTATTAACACAACATTTTGCTAACTTAAATATTATAAGTTGGTCTCAGCAAAAAGAAATTTATAGCATAATTATTGATTACTTCACGGACAATAATACGCAACTAATTATTAAAACCCATCCAGCAGATATTATGGATTATGAAAATATCTTTGAAAATGCTTTAATCATACGTGATTCTGTGCCATCTGAATTATTACCCTTTCTGTTTAAAGTACTACCCAATAGTATTATAACAGTAAGCTCTACTGCCATAAATTTAATTGGTGAGTTTTTTAATAAAAAAATATCATTTGATTTTTTATATGAGAGTAATTACAAATTTACGCATAGTTATTACATTGCTTTAAAAATAACTGAAGATTATATAAACAGAGAATTTAATTTCTATGCATTTGGAGTGCATTGTATAACTTTTGAGAATTTACTAAAATATTCTGATCTTAGTCCCAGAAAAGTCCAATATTTATCGTCAGGAAGCGACCTGTTAAATATTCCGGATAATAGTGTGATCTATATTGATGATTACGAATTATTTGATTATTCCATAGATCAGATTAATTCAAAAGCTATTTTGATATTTTTACACTCAAAACAGGATAAACGTTGGATGAATAGTTTATTAATAAATTCAAAGAATTCATTATATCCTATTAAAATCCAAATGGAAAAAGCTTCTAGAATTACTACCTTAAATACAATTTATATCTATAACCAGGAAGGAGCTTTAAAAAAAATGAATAATGTAGAAAAATTGTTGCCATATCAAAATGCACGCTTATTTTCAGAACAATATGAAGGGGACGCATTATATATTCAAATTTTAATGGGAATTTTAGAGGCTACTGAAAAGAGACTTTTATTTTATATTAATAGAGAGCAAGAATTATTAAAACAACTTGAAGAGAGGGGATAA
- the kdsB gene encoding 3-deoxy-manno-octulosonate cytidylyltransferase: MKFVGVIPARYKSSRFPGKPLANICGKPMIWWVYQQCLKVKELEAIYVATDSEVIFEKCKELNLEVIMTSDNPTGSDRVAEAAEHIEAQYFINIQGDEPIIEPEMIRQVIRLFDDPTVYFATLKKEITDPYIINSINTVKVVTDINQDAMFFSRSIIPSNLKDGVLSKTYRHVGIYAYTKDFLCKFHHLDQTNLELGEGIEPLRALENGYKIRVGETCFDSIGVDIPNHILDVEKIIKERTSNEKR, from the coding sequence ATGAAGTTTGTAGGAGTAATACCCGCACGATATAAATCATCAAGGTTTCCAGGGAAACCGTTAGCAAATATTTGTGGAAAACCCATGATATGGTGGGTTTATCAGCAATGTTTAAAAGTAAAAGAGCTAGAGGCTATATATGTTGCAACTGATAGTGAAGTCATTTTTGAAAAATGTAAAGAACTAAACTTAGAAGTAATAATGACATCTGATAATCCAACAGGAAGCGATAGAGTGGCAGAAGCTGCAGAGCATATAGAAGCCCAATATTTTATTAACATACAGGGGGATGAACCTATTATTGAACCAGAAATGATTCGACAAGTTATTCGACTATTCGATGATCCAACAGTTTATTTTGCGACTTTAAAAAAGGAAATTACAGATCCTTATATTATTAATTCCATAAATACAGTTAAGGTTGTAACGGATATTAATCAGGATGCAATGTTTTTTTCAAGATCTATAATTCCCTCTAATCTAAAAGATGGCGTATTGTCAAAAACATATCGTCATGTTGGAATCTATGCATATACAAAAGATTTTCTTTGTAAATTTCATCATTTAGATCAGACAAATCTGGAACTAGGGGAAGGAATAGAACCTTTAAGAGCTTTAGAGAATGGATACAAAATAAGAGTTGGTGAAACTTGTTTTGATAGCATAGGTGTAGATATTCCAAATCATATTTTAGATGTAGAAAAAATCATAAAAGAAAGGACTAGTAATGAAAAACGGTAA
- a CDS encoding aldolase catalytic domain-containing protein, translating to MKNGKILDCTLRDGAYLLNKKFGERNILGIIDGLQRANIDLIEIGFLQDTGMDVGKTVYFNSKDAAKVLSSKKSDILYTVLADFSRYTISNLDINDGRSFDAVRACFFKHERFDVIDFCRAIKEKGYKVFVQPVDIMGYTENELLDLIQAVNTIEPYCFSIVDTFGSMYLTDLRRIYSVIHKHLISSSAIGFHSHNNMQMSNALSQEFLSILDKQRLGIIDATLSGMGRGAGNTPTELIAQYMNQHLSYNYNMDVILDIIDNYMENIRSRCIWGYSTDYFIAGCYSAHVNNIGYLKKKNSIRSRDIKHIINSLNTLQRKRYDYDLLESLYIQLLKTDIDDNNTVKELSEKLHGKNIVIIAPGKSVRDEKDIIRKYIKEKQSIVININFLDKEIDNNYIYINNIKRYDYWKSQQEFIDCPKIITSNITTNPEKNMYLVSFLRLFKSGWLHNDNSTLMLLRLLDEIHVKSIGIAGLDGYGKEKNYYSDELSLANTHDHPDELNKEISSMLKDYFNVRKHKDTTVEFITQSIFQSILLGGE from the coding sequence ATGAAAAACGGTAAAATTTTAGATTGTACTTTGCGGGATGGAGCTTATCTTCTAAATAAAAAATTTGGAGAGAGAAATATTTTAGGAATTATAGATGGATTGCAGCGTGCGAATATTGACTTGATCGAAATAGGTTTTCTTCAAGACACTGGAATGGATGTAGGAAAAACTGTTTACTTTAATAGCAAGGATGCAGCTAAAGTCCTTTCTTCAAAGAAATCTGATATTTTATATACAGTATTGGCTGATTTTAGTCGATACACTATTTCTAATTTAGACATAAATGACGGCCGTTCATTTGATGCGGTTCGCGCTTGTTTTTTTAAGCATGAGCGTTTTGATGTAATTGACTTTTGTCGTGCTATTAAAGAAAAAGGATATAAAGTTTTTGTACAACCTGTTGATATTATGGGATATACAGAAAATGAATTGCTAGATCTAATTCAAGCGGTGAATACAATTGAACCTTACTGTTTTTCTATTGTGGATACATTTGGATCTATGTATTTAACGGATCTACGACGAATTTATTCTGTTATTCATAAACATCTAATTAGTTCCAGTGCTATTGGTTTTCACTCACATAATAATATGCAAATGTCAAATGCGTTATCTCAAGAATTTTTGTCAATTCTGGATAAACAACGATTAGGAATTATTGATGCGACTTTATCAGGAATGGGGAGGGGCGCAGGAAATACACCAACTGAGTTAATAGCACAATATATGAATCAACATCTCTCATATAATTATAATATGGATGTTATCTTAGATATTATAGATAATTATATGGAAAATATCCGTTCTAGATGTATTTGGGGATATTCAACGGATTATTTTATTGCGGGATGTTACAGTGCCCATGTAAATAATATTGGATATTTAAAAAAGAAAAATAGTATTCGTTCAAGGGATATCAAACATATTATTAATAGTTTAAATACTCTCCAACGGAAAAGATATGATTATGATTTACTAGAATCTCTTTATATACAGCTTTTAAAAACGGACATTGATGATAATAATACAGTCAAAGAACTCTCTGAGAAATTGCATGGTAAAAATATTGTGATTATAGCTCCTGGAAAATCTGTACGTGATGAAAAAGATATTATACGAAAATATATCAAAGAAAAACAAAGTATAGTTATAAATATAAATTTTTTAGATAAAGAAATAGACAATAATTATATATATATAAATAATATAAAGAGATACGATTATTGGAAATCGCAACAAGAGTTCATAGACTGCCCTAAAATTATTACCTCTAATATTACAACTAATCCGGAAAAAAATATGTATTTAGTTTCCTTTTTACGTCTATTTAAAAGTGGATGGTTACATAATGATAATTCAACACTTATGTTGTTGAGATTATTAGATGAAATACATGTAAAATCTATTGGAATTGCTGGGCTAGACGGATATGGAAAAGAAAAAAACTATTATAGCGATGAACTTTCTTTAGCCAATACACACGATCATCCGGATGAACTTAATAAAGAAATATCTTCAATGTTGAAGGATTACTTCAATGTAAGAAAACATAAAGATACAACTGTAGAATTTATTACACAATCTATATTTCAATCCATACTTTTAGGTGGAGAATAA
- a CDS encoding KdsC family phosphatase — MKAIVFDVDGTLTDGKIYIGNDGEIMKAFDVKDGCGIHDLLPKKQIMPIIITARNSSILKNRCFELGITHYYQGCRNKVEKICEIAQELGIEQNSRGLYEEIAYIGDDIIDIPAMNICGVKGCPQDAVEEVKRIVDFISKKTGGNGAVRDFIEWIIKNKC, encoded by the coding sequence ATGAAAGCAATAGTATTTGATGTTGATGGAACGTTAACAGATGGTAAAATCTACATAGGTAATGATGGGGAGATAATGAAGGCCTTTGATGTTAAAGATGGTTGTGGCATCCATGACTTATTACCTAAAAAGCAGATTATGCCTATTATAATTACAGCTAGAAATTCATCTATTTTAAAAAATAGATGCTTTGAACTGGGTATCACCCATTATTATCAAGGATGTCGAAATAAAGTAGAAAAGATTTGTGAAATTGCTCAGGAATTAGGTATAGAACAAAATTCTCGTGGTTTATATGAAGAAATAGCCTATATTGGCGACGATATAATAGATATTCCAGCAATGAATATCTGTGGGGTAAAAGGATGTCCCCAAGATGCAGTAGAAGAAGTAAAAAGAATAGTAGATTTCATATCTAAAAAGACTGGAGGAAATGGAGCTGTAAGAGATTTTATAGAATGGATTATAAAAAATAAATGTTAG